The window AATTTTATCTGTTACAAATATAAATAATAATGCACATTTTTGCTTTTAACGGATGGTTAAAATTACCGTAATTAAACAATCTTATGAATATTGAAGAGATTTTTATAGATATAGTTGTGTTATTTGCAGGCATCTTTGCTGCTTTAATGGGGGTTTATTTAGTCCTCAAAAAGGATATTCAACAATTCTTTAATTTAAAAACTATTGAGATTACCAAAGAAAATAGAGCACATTTATTACCCTTAAGGTTGCAGGCGCACGAACGCTTAATCATTTTTATTGATCGCATCAATCCAGCAAACCTTTTAGTACGCTTACATCAGCAAGGAATTGGCATTGCAACTTTGCAAGCTGGAATATTAAATGAGGTTCGTTCAGAATTTGAACACAATATTACCCAACAATTATATGTTGATAACATCGCCTGGAATGTTGTTCGCAAACTTAAAGATGATACCATAGCGATGATCAATAATGCGGTACAGGGACTACCGGCCGATGCAAATGGCATTGAACTTAGTAAGGCGATTTTGCAGCATATGGCAAGTATAAATGAAAATCCTTACGACTTAACAATTGATTTGATCAAAAAGGATATTCAACAGCTGTTTTGAGTATATTGTAATTAGTATAAAGTATTTATTTCGGATGTATACTCTTTAAAGCATTTCTAATACTAGGAAATTATTGTCTTGAGCTTTTAATTTTCACTATAAAAATTAGACGTTTAGTTTAACTACTTTGTGCTAACCACTATTATTTGAATATGAGCGATAAAAGACATACCACCACATCGGGAATAAAAATAAGGGAGCTTTATACTTCTGCGAAGCCGATGGAAGAAAAACCAGGAGAATTTCCTTTTACTAGGGGAATTCAAAAGGATATGTATCGGGGTAGGTTATGGACGATGAGGCAGTATGCAGGTTTTTCTACAGCCGAAGAATCTAATAAACGCTATCATTATTTGTTGGCGCAAGGAACAACCGGTTTATCTGTTGCTTTTGATCTACCCACTCAAATTGGATATGATTCCGATCATGAAATGGCAGATGGTGAAGTTGGAAAAGTAGGTGTCGCTATAGATTCATTAAAAGATATAGAAATTTTATTTGATGGAATTGAGCTGAAAAATATCACGACCTCCATGACGATCAATGCTACAGCATCTATTTTATTGGCTATGTATATTGCGCTTGCCAAAAAACAAGGTGCTGATTTGAATCAAATTTCTGGTACCATTCAAAACGATATCTTAAAGGAATATGCGGCAAGAGGAACATATATTTATCCGCCGAAACCATCTATGCGCTTGATTACCGATATTTTTGAATATTGCAGTAAAGAAGTTCCAAAGTGGAACACCATCTCAATTTCAGGTTATCATATTCGCGAAGCGGGCTCAACAGCCGTTCAGGAATTAGCTTTTACTTTAGCAAATGGCAAGACTTATTTAAAAGCAGCGCTTGATAAAGGTTTAGATATCAATATTTTCGCAAAGCGATTATCATTTTTCTTTAATTGTCACAATAATTTTTTTGAAGAAATTGCAAAGTTCAGGGCAGCCCGACGGATGTGGGCAAAAATCACAAAGGATTTGGGGGCTACAGACGAAAAGGCCCAAATGCTGCGTTTCCATACGCAAACAGGCGGATCGACATTAACAGCACAACAACCATTAAATAACGTGATTAGGGTAACCAACCAAGCCATGGCTGCGGTATTGGGTGGTACGCAATCCTTACATACAAACGGTTACGATGAAGCACTTTCGTTGCCTACCGAAGCGGCAGCAAAAATAGCTTTACGCACACAGCAAATAATAGGTTTTGAAAGTGGCGTAACTGATACTGTTGATCCTTTGGCTGGCTCTTTTTTTATCGAAAACCTAACTGATGAGGTGGAGGCGGCGTCGTGGATTTATATTGATAAAATAGATGCAATGGGTGGTGCTGTAAATGCCATTGAAAGTGGTTACATGCAGAATGAAATCGCCAGCTCTGCTTATCAATATCAAATAGAAATTGAAAATGGAGAAAGGGTATCAGTAGGCGTAAATAAGTTTACCCAAACGGAAGAGGGAATAACTGAAGTATTAAATATTGATGATTCTATCCGAATTGTACAAGCAGAAAAGATAGCTC is drawn from Pedobacter mucosus and contains these coding sequences:
- a CDS encoding acyl-CoA mutase large subunit family protein → MSDKRHTTTSGIKIRELYTSAKPMEEKPGEFPFTRGIQKDMYRGRLWTMRQYAGFSTAEESNKRYHYLLAQGTTGLSVAFDLPTQIGYDSDHEMADGEVGKVGVAIDSLKDIEILFDGIELKNITTSMTINATASILLAMYIALAKKQGADLNQISGTIQNDILKEYAARGTYIYPPKPSMRLITDIFEYCSKEVPKWNTISISGYHIREAGSTAVQELAFTLANGKTYLKAALDKGLDINIFAKRLSFFFNCHNNFFEEIAKFRAARRMWAKITKDLGATDEKAQMLRFHTQTGGSTLTAQQPLNNVIRVTNQAMAAVLGGTQSLHTNGYDEALSLPTEAAAKIALRTQQIIGFESGVTDTVDPLAGSFFIENLTDEVEAASWIYIDKIDAMGGAVNAIESGYMQNEIASSAYQYQIEIENGERVSVGVNKFTQTEEGITEVLNIDDSIRIVQAEKIAHLKKNRDNKAVNDALNKLENAAKNDVNLMPFIIDAVEKYATLGEIADTLRNVFGEY